A window of Argopecten irradians isolate NY chromosome 1, Ai_NY, whole genome shotgun sequence contains these coding sequences:
- the LOC138335820 gene encoding alpha-(1,3)-fucosyltransferase C-like isoform X2, whose translation MFTESVVVIVAAPLPFLSHFRNKTQYVLFGTLVITCFSLTLYLAEIISDRSRARYHSNMDQPAFLEKPTSNIKSVLYYNRPEWVTGKEFEGCEYPCIMTSDVTKLSSVGAVIFHGPNTKPQPPEKSPGQIWIMHGMESPINYRNDLSQWGNVFNWTFTYRRDSDVVSTYSGFLQKSNEIAQNYTAIWKTKDNASAWMVSHCSTQSKREQYVKRLQNITNIHVYGGCGKFKCSRSTDAQCMNLLKTHYKFYVAFENSLCVDYVTEKGFKTYTHSPTTIPVMRGGMNYSMFFPPGSYLNSEDFDSAYTLGRKLNTLMAVKIDMIGQFFSWRKHVSINRNVWHNSWCSLCTHIHHAWRYKRVYANINHWLKDSPRSECKAPSDITK comes from the exons atgtttaccgagtcagttgttgtgattgtcgctgctccattgcctttcctttcgcattttag aaataaaacgCAATACGTTTTGTTTGGAACACTTGTGATCACATGTTTTTCTCTGACGTTATATCTAGCAGAAATCATTTCGGATCGGTCTAGAGCTCGGTATCATAGTAACATGGACCAACCTGCATTTTTAGAAAAACCAACATCCAACATTAAGTCTGTTCTTTACTATAATCGACCCGAATGGGTGACTGGGAAGGAGTTTGAAGGTTGTGAATACCCCTGTATAATGACATCAGATGTAACCAAGCTTTCTTCCGTTGGAGCTGTAATTTTCCACGGACCTAACACAAAACCTCAACCACCTGAAAAGTCACCGGGTCAAATATGGATCATGCATGGTATGGAATCTCCAATAAACTATAGGAACGACCTATCACAGTGGGGCAACGTGTTCAATTGGACATTCACATACAGAAGAGATTCAGATGTAGTATCAACGTATTCTGGCTTTCTGCAAAAATCGAATGAAATAGCACAAAATTATACCGCGATTTGGAAGACGAAAGACAACGCTTCTGCCTGGATGGTATCACACTGTTCAACGCAAAGTAAACGGGAACAGTACGTAAAACGTCTTCAGAATATTACCAATATCCACGTGTACGGCGGCTGCGGGAAATTCAAATGCTCTAGATCTACAGACGCCCAATGTATGAACCTCCTGAAAACCCATTACAAATTTTATGTTGCGTTTGAGAATTCTTTGTGTGTAGATTATGTTACCGAAAAGGGTTTTAAAACTTACACTCACTCCCCTACAACTATACCAGTGATGCGAGGAGGGATGAATTATTCAATGTTCTTTCCACCTGGATCATACCTTAATTCGGAGGACTTTGACAGCGCTTACACACTTGGAAGGAAATTAAATACCTTAATGGCGGTTAAAATTGACATGATAGGACAATTCTTTTCGTGGCGAAAACATGTTTCTATCAACAGGAACGTTTGGCATAACAGTTGGTGCTCTCTGTGCACACATATCCATCATGCTTGGAGATACAAACGCGTGTATGCAAATATTAATCATTGGTTAAAAGATAGTCCAAGATCGGAATGTAAAGCTCCTAGTGACATAACAAAATAG
- the LOC138335820 gene encoding alpha-(1,3)-fucosyltransferase C-like isoform X3 — translation MRNKTQYVLFGTLVITCFSLTLYLAEIISDRSRARYHSNMDQPAFLEKPTSNIKSVLYYNRPEWVTGKEFEGCEYPCIMTSDVTKLSSVGAVIFHGPNTKPQPPEKSPGQIWIMHGMESPINYRNDLSQWGNVFNWTFTYRRDSDVVSTYSGFLQKSNEIAQNYTAIWKTKDNASAWMVSHCSTQSKREQYVKRLQNITNIHVYGGCGKFKCSRSTDAQCMNLLKTHYKFYVAFENSLCVDYVTEKGFKTYTHSPTTIPVMRGGMNYSMFFPPGSYLNSEDFDSAYTLGRKLNTLMAVKIDMIGQFFSWRKHVSINRNVWHNSWCSLCTHIHHAWRYKRVYANINHWLKDSPRSECKAPSDITK, via the exons ATGAG aaataaaacgCAATACGTTTTGTTTGGAACACTTGTGATCACATGTTTTTCTCTGACGTTATATCTAGCAGAAATCATTTCGGATCGGTCTAGAGCTCGGTATCATAGTAACATGGACCAACCTGCATTTTTAGAAAAACCAACATCCAACATTAAGTCTGTTCTTTACTATAATCGACCCGAATGGGTGACTGGGAAGGAGTTTGAAGGTTGTGAATACCCCTGTATAATGACATCAGATGTAACCAAGCTTTCTTCCGTTGGAGCTGTAATTTTCCACGGACCTAACACAAAACCTCAACCACCTGAAAAGTCACCGGGTCAAATATGGATCATGCATGGTATGGAATCTCCAATAAACTATAGGAACGACCTATCACAGTGGGGCAACGTGTTCAATTGGACATTCACATACAGAAGAGATTCAGATGTAGTATCAACGTATTCTGGCTTTCTGCAAAAATCGAATGAAATAGCACAAAATTATACCGCGATTTGGAAGACGAAAGACAACGCTTCTGCCTGGATGGTATCACACTGTTCAACGCAAAGTAAACGGGAACAGTACGTAAAACGTCTTCAGAATATTACCAATATCCACGTGTACGGCGGCTGCGGGAAATTCAAATGCTCTAGATCTACAGACGCCCAATGTATGAACCTCCTGAAAACCCATTACAAATTTTATGTTGCGTTTGAGAATTCTTTGTGTGTAGATTATGTTACCGAAAAGGGTTTTAAAACTTACACTCACTCCCCTACAACTATACCAGTGATGCGAGGAGGGATGAATTATTCAATGTTCTTTCCACCTGGATCATACCTTAATTCGGAGGACTTTGACAGCGCTTACACACTTGGAAGGAAATTAAATACCTTAATGGCGGTTAAAATTGACATGATAGGACAATTCTTTTCGTGGCGAAAACATGTTTCTATCAACAGGAACGTTTGGCATAACAGTTGGTGCTCTCTGTGCACACATATCCATCATGCTTGGAGATACAAACGCGTGTATGCAAATATTAATCATTGGTTAAAAGATAGTCCAAGATCGGAATGTAAAGCTCCTAGTGACATAACAAAATAG